A window of Sphingorhabdus lacus contains these coding sequences:
- a CDS encoding crotonase/enoyl-CoA hydratase family protein, with protein MSATVEIANDIALIRMDDGKANAINFDMIAAVNSALDKAEAEAKAIVLAGREGRFSGGFDLNAFATLGADGVYKLLDAGAELLLRLYGGPLPVVAACTGHAIAMGTFLLHACDTRVGASGAFKIGANEAVTGMQLPIFAMELARDRLNPTHMTRAMIQGFIYDPAGALEAGYLDMLVDLEKVEATALAVAGQLAQLPAPSYAWNKKSIRKTTLDRIRSSIGAHHKL; from the coding sequence ATGTCCGCCACTGTCGAAATCGCCAATGATATTGCCCTGATCCGGATGGATGATGGCAAGGCGAACGCGATCAATTTCGACATGATCGCGGCGGTCAATAGTGCGCTCGACAAGGCAGAGGCGGAGGCAAAGGCAATCGTTCTCGCGGGACGCGAAGGCCGTTTTTCCGGCGGGTTCGACCTCAATGCCTTTGCGACGCTCGGCGCCGATGGAGTGTATAAATTACTGGACGCAGGCGCCGAACTTTTGCTTCGCCTTTATGGCGGACCTTTGCCAGTCGTGGCGGCCTGCACCGGCCATGCGATCGCGATGGGGACATTTTTGCTCCATGCCTGCGACACCCGCGTCGGTGCATCGGGCGCGTTCAAGATCGGCGCGAATGAAGCGGTAACCGGGATGCAGCTTCCCATTTTTGCGATGGAACTCGCGCGCGACCGGCTGAATCCCACCCATATGACCCGCGCGATGATTCAGGGTTTCATCTATGATCCTGCCGGCGCGTTGGAAGCCGGCTATCTCGACATGCTCGTTGATCTGGAAAAGGTGGAGGCGACCGCTCTGGCCGTGGCCGGACAATTGGCGCAGCTCCCCGCACCATCCTATGCCTGGAACAAGAAATCGATCCGCAAGACGACGCTCGACCGGATCCGGTCCAGCATCGGGGCGCATCACAAGCTTTGA
- a CDS encoding aminopeptidase P family protein — translation MSTYEARLGALRAQLKKDQLDGFVVPICDEHMSEYVGDYAQRLGWLTGFGGSAGSAVVLSEEAAIFTDGRYTLQVREQVDGQNWQYVGVPQTSISDWLKEHAPAGARIGYDPWVHTKGWVESASRALKAKGAELVAVKSNPIDAVWADQPEKSDAKLMVHEDRYAGQNSAEKRAAVAEWLAENGVDSTVISALDSVAWLLNVRGSDVSNTPVALSFVLAHADGTADLFVAPEKVDEAVQAHLGNAVRLRTPEEFVPALKAMNGKRIAVDPDRAVAAIFGALKDGGATIVEARDPTILPKAIKNPVEQDGHRAAQARDGAALSRYLHWLAQEAHKGELTELSAAAQLRAFREATGMLKDLSFDTISAAGPNGASPHYKVEEKSNRRIDPNSIYLVDSGGQYLDGTTDVTRTIWVGPGEPTAEMKDRYTRVLKGHIALALAVFPEGTRGAQLDTLARAALWQAGVDYAHGTGHGVGSFLAVHEGPQRIGKFSGGQAGTDEPLQAGMILSNEPGYYKQGEFGIRIENLILVEEREIACAEGRYFGFETLTFAPIDKALVDTSLLTRDELRWWDDYHAKVLEIVAPQLDGDALAWATKACAPLAKG, via the coding sequence ATGTCCACCTATGAAGCCCGCCTAGGCGCCTTGCGCGCGCAATTGAAGAAAGACCAGCTCGACGGCTTTGTCGTGCCGATCTGCGATGAACATATGTCCGAATATGTCGGCGACTATGCGCAGCGTCTGGGATGGTTGACGGGCTTTGGCGGGTCGGCAGGATCGGCCGTTGTGCTGAGCGAGGAAGCAGCCATCTTCACCGACGGTCGGTATACGCTGCAGGTGCGCGAACAGGTCGACGGACAGAATTGGCAATATGTCGGGGTGCCGCAAACCAGCATTTCGGACTGGCTGAAGGAACATGCACCGGCGGGCGCCCGTATCGGCTATGACCCATGGGTTCATACCAAAGGCTGGGTCGAGAGCGCCAGCCGTGCACTCAAAGCCAAGGGCGCCGAACTGGTCGCTGTCAAAAGCAATCCGATTGATGCGGTATGGGCCGACCAACCGGAGAAAAGCGACGCCAAGCTGATGGTACATGAGGACCGCTATGCCGGCCAGAACAGCGCGGAAAAACGCGCGGCGGTGGCGGAGTGGCTGGCCGAAAATGGCGTGGACAGCACGGTGATCTCGGCACTGGATTCGGTCGCATGGCTGCTGAATGTGCGCGGGTCAGACGTGTCGAACACACCTGTTGCGCTGAGCTTTGTGCTCGCGCATGCCGACGGCACAGCGGACCTGTTTGTCGCACCGGAAAAAGTGGACGAGGCGGTGCAAGCCCATCTTGGCAACGCGGTCCGGTTGCGGACACCGGAGGAATTTGTTCCCGCGCTCAAGGCCATGAATGGCAAGCGTATAGCCGTCGATCCCGATCGCGCCGTCGCCGCTATTTTCGGCGCACTGAAAGATGGCGGCGCCACGATCGTGGAGGCGCGCGATCCCACCATCTTGCCCAAGGCCATCAAAAACCCTGTCGAGCAGGATGGCCATCGCGCAGCGCAAGCACGCGATGGCGCGGCCTTGAGCCGCTATCTGCACTGGCTCGCCCAAGAGGCGCATAAGGGCGAACTGACGGAATTGTCGGCTGCGGCCCAGCTCCGCGCCTTCCGCGAGGCGACCGGCATGCTAAAGGATCTGAGCTTCGATACCATCTCGGCCGCCGGACCAAATGGAGCCAGCCCGCATTATAAGGTCGAAGAGAAATCGAACCGGCGTATTGACCCCAACAGCATCTATCTGGTCGACAGCGGCGGTCAATATCTGGACGGGACCACCGACGTCACCCGCACCATCTGGGTCGGGCCGGGCGAGCCGACAGCAGAAATGAAGGACCGCTACACCCGCGTTCTCAAGGGCCATATCGCGCTTGCGCTTGCCGTCTTTCCGGAAGGCACGCGCGGGGCGCAACTCGACACATTGGCGCGCGCGGCGCTGTGGCAGGCAGGCGTCGATTACGCCCATGGCACCGGCCATGGCGTGGGCAGCTTCCTTGCCGTGCACGAAGGCCCGCAACGCATCGGCAAATTCTCCGGCGGACAGGCCGGAACGGATGAGCCGTTGCAAGCGGGCATGATTTTGTCGAATGAGCCCGGCTATTACAAGCAAGGTGAATTTGGCATCCGGATCGAGAATCTCATTTTGGTGGAAGAGCGGGAAATCGCTTGCGCAGAGGGGCGCTATTTCGGATTCGAAACCCTCACCTTCGCGCCGATTGACAAAGCCTTGGTCGACACCAGCCTTCTCACCCGCGACGAATTGCGGTGGTGGGATGATTACCATGCCAAAGTTCTGGAAATCGTCGCACCGCAGTTGGACGGCGATGCGCTCGCATGGGCAACCAAAGCCTGCGCACCCTTGGCTAAGGGATAA
- a CDS encoding S9 family peptidase, with protein sequence MTEKSAAEIKPPVAATRPHSATYHGVTLTDDYYWLKDQSYPTIDDAEILEHLKAENAYFDAQMAPQAALTETIFQEMKGRVKEDDSSVPQKDGDYIYWSKFEEGAQYRKHYRKPVAGGPDQLILDENELAKGKDYFRLGAAEVSPDGTILAYAYDDNGSERFDLHFRNLATGENLKDVIPGTLSGIVWSSDSKGVVYGLANENWRTDNAWYHRLGEELTAAKLLYKEQDIGFGVGVGLTAQEDWIVIATGDNVTSEVRLVPANNPTATPIMISPRKVGRQYSVDVRDGMLYILTNDDHVNFRIATASLKKPGEWETLIGGSDRHYLTGLALFKNFYVTEGRIDGLDQVEIRDYADAKKIQPITFPEASYEAGLGDNPEYDVTKLRLGYESMVTPDTVFDYHIAEKRLETLKVQEIPSGYDPAQYVTERVMITARDGTKVPVSVLYKKGFKKDGSQPLHLYAYGAYGYAVPPGFSANRLSMVDRGFAYAIAHIRGGDDLGYQWYLDGKLTKRTNTFNDFVDAAKGLIQLGFTGKGKVTASGGSAGGELMGAVVNQAPELFGAVVSHVAFVDVLNTMLDKDLPLTPGEWPEWGNPITDKAAFDYIRSYSPYDNVEAKAYPPMLWTAGLNDPRVTYWEPAKMVAKLRAMKTDDHVLLLKTNMGAGHGGKSGRFERLRENAEEAAFLLWQMGMAKSGS encoded by the coding sequence ATGACCGAAAAATCCGCCGCCGAAATCAAGCCGCCTGTCGCGGCCACGCGTCCGCACAGCGCAACCTATCATGGCGTGACGCTGACCGACGACTATTACTGGCTCAAGGATCAAAGCTATCCCACCATCGATGACGCGGAAATATTGGAGCATCTGAAGGCCGAGAACGCCTATTTCGACGCGCAGATGGCCCCACAGGCCGCGCTCACTGAAACCATTTTTCAGGAGATGAAGGGCCGCGTCAAAGAAGATGACAGTTCAGTCCCGCAAAAGGATGGCGACTATATCTACTGGTCCAAATTTGAAGAAGGCGCGCAATATCGCAAGCATTACCGCAAGCCCGTTGCAGGTGGACCGGACCAGTTGATTCTGGACGAAAACGAGCTCGCCAAGGGCAAGGATTATTTCCGCCTTGGCGCCGCCGAAGTGAGCCCCGACGGTACAATTCTTGCCTATGCCTATGACGACAACGGTTCCGAACGGTTCGACCTGCACTTCCGGAATCTGGCGACAGGCGAAAATCTGAAGGATGTGATTCCCGGCACCTTGTCGGGTATCGTCTGGTCATCCGACAGCAAGGGTGTGGTCTATGGCCTCGCCAATGAAAACTGGCGCACGGACAATGCCTGGTATCACCGCTTGGGCGAAGAACTGACGGCGGCCAAGCTGCTGTACAAGGAACAGGATATCGGCTTTGGCGTTGGCGTCGGACTGACCGCGCAAGAAGACTGGATCGTCATTGCAACGGGCGACAATGTGACCAGCGAAGTCCGTCTGGTTCCCGCCAACAACCCCACGGCAACGCCCATCATGATTTCCCCGCGCAAGGTCGGCCGCCAGTATAGCGTCGATGTGCGTGACGGCATGCTCTACATCCTGACCAACGACGACCATGTGAATTTCCGCATAGCGACCGCGAGCCTGAAAAAGCCCGGAGAGTGGGAGACACTGATTGGCGGGTCGGACAGGCATTATTTGACGGGACTTGCGCTGTTCAAGAATTTCTACGTCACAGAAGGGCGGATCGATGGCCTCGATCAGGTCGAAATTCGCGATTATGCGGATGCGAAAAAGATCCAGCCCATCACCTTCCCCGAGGCAAGCTATGAAGCCGGGCTTGGCGACAATCCCGAATATGATGTGACGAAATTGCGCCTCGGCTATGAATCGATGGTCACGCCCGATACGGTATTTGACTATCATATCGCTGAAAAACGGCTCGAAACGCTGAAGGTTCAGGAAATTCCGAGTGGCTATGATCCGGCCCAATATGTGACCGAGCGCGTCATGATCACCGCACGCGACGGAACGAAGGTTCCGGTGTCGGTGCTCTACAAAAAGGGCTTCAAGAAAGATGGCAGCCAGCCGCTGCATCTCTATGCCTATGGCGCTTATGGCTATGCTGTGCCGCCGGGTTTCTCGGCCAACCGGCTCAGCATGGTGGACCGCGGCTTTGCCTATGCCATCGCGCATATTCGCGGCGGCGATGATTTGGGCTACCAATGGTATCTCGACGGAAAGCTGACCAAGCGGACCAACACCTTCAACGATTTTGTCGACGCGGCAAAGGGCCTGATCCAGTTGGGCTTCACCGGCAAGGGCAAGGTAACCGCCAGCGGTGGCTCGGCGGGCGGCGAACTGATGGGTGCGGTGGTCAATCAGGCGCCTGAATTATTTGGCGCGGTGGTCAGCCATGTTGCCTTTGTCGACGTGCTCAACACGATGCTCGACAAGGACCTGCCGCTGACGCCGGGCGAGTGGCCCGAATGGGGCAATCCGATCACCGACAAGGCTGCGTTCGACTATATCCGCAGCTATTCGCCTTACGACAATGTCGAAGCAAAGGCCTATCCGCCCATGTTGTGGACGGCGGGCCTCAATGACCCGCGCGTGACCTATTGGGAACCTGCGAAAATGGTCGCCAAGCTGCGCGCGATGAAGACCGACGACCATGTGCTTTTGCTCAAGACCAATATGGGCGCAGGGCATGGCGGCAAGTCGGGGCGCTTTGAACGCTTACGTGAAAATGCGGAGGAAGCGGCCTTCCTTCTGTGGCAGATGGGGATGGCCAAAAGCGGATCATGA
- a CDS encoding acyl-CoA thioesterase, with the protein MTPFAQSFTAIPADIDELGHVNNAVWVRWIQDMATSHWQAVAAPEHIAAYIWVVTRHEIDYRGNIAAGESVTGRTWIESSPKGAQFDRRVDFVDAAGKVIVRANTTWAMIDRESGRLARVRPEIAAPFIGDQASSS; encoded by the coding sequence ATGACGCCCTTCGCGCAAAGCTTTACCGCTATCCCCGCCGACATTGACGAGCTTGGCCATGTCAACAATGCGGTGTGGGTGCGGTGGATTCAGGATATGGCGACCTCGCACTGGCAGGCGGTTGCCGCGCCCGAGCATATCGCGGCCTATATCTGGGTCGTGACCCGGCACGAGATCGACTATCGCGGTAACATTGCTGCAGGCGAAAGCGTCACGGGCCGGACATGGATCGAGAGCAGCCCAAAGGGTGCGCAATTTGACCGGCGGGTCGATTTTGTCGATGCGGCCGGGAAAGTTATCGTGCGGGCCAATACCACCTGGGCGATGATTGACCGCGAAAGCGGAAGGCTGGCCCGTGTACGACCGGAAATCGCCGCACCCTTTATCGGCGATCAGGCGTCCAGCTCATAA
- a CDS encoding proteasome-type protease → MTYCVGMLLDKGMAFMSDTRTNSGVDNISTFRKMFSWSVPGERFITMMTAGNLATTQALISQLEERTKAPSERKPSILEAPTMFQVANIIGTTLRDTIAARALTGPVAASPAPNFNASVIVGGQIAGMEPRLYLIYPEGNFIEASPETPFFQIGETKYGRPILVRGFESHMSFADITKLLMVSFDSTLKANLSVGLPLDLMLYRNDDFAPFHERRITADDPYFEKISDSWSEALRNAFHSLPDYELDA, encoded by the coding sequence ATGACATATTGCGTGGGAATGTTGCTGGATAAGGGCATGGCGTTCATGTCCGACACGCGCACCAATTCGGGTGTCGACAACATATCGACCTTCCGCAAGATGTTCAGCTGGTCCGTCCCCGGTGAACGTTTCATCACCATGATGACCGCGGGCAACCTCGCCACCACACAGGCGCTGATCAGCCAGCTGGAAGAACGCACCAAGGCCCCGAGCGAGCGCAAGCCGTCGATATTGGAAGCGCCGACCATGTTCCAGGTGGCCAATATCATTGGCACCACCCTGCGCGACACGATCGCCGCGCGGGCCCTCACCGGACCCGTCGCGGCCAGCCCTGCCCCCAATTTCAACGCCAGTGTCATCGTCGGCGGCCAGATCGCGGGCATGGAGCCGCGCCTCTACCTCATCTACCCCGAGGGCAACTTCATCGAGGCGAGCCCCGAAACGCCCTTTTTCCAGATCGGCGAAACCAAATATGGCCGACCCATATTGGTGCGCGGATTTGAATCGCACATGTCCTTTGCCGACATCACCAAGCTGCTGATGGTGTCGTTCGATTCCACGTTGAAGGCAAACCTGTCGGTGGGTCTGCCGCTGGACCTGATGCTCTACCGCAACGACGACTTTGCACCGTTCCACGAACGCCGCATCACCGCCGATGACCCTTATTTCGAGAAAATCTCCGACAGCTGGAGCGAGGCGCTACGCAACGCGTTCCATTCGCTACCGGATTATGAGCTGGACGCCTGA
- a CDS encoding transglutaminase family protein: MLLSIHHLTEYQFDQPVHYALQRLKLRPKDGAGQQIIGWTLTVDGGKVEAEHDDPHNNHVTLISVEEGRTSITISCHGQVETTDNHGILGRHRSHVPLWAYCRPTKLTTAGRGVQKLVAGVDREQSDKLALLHQLSAHILGSVTYQGGATGVDSSAENAIAAGAGVCQDHAHIFIAACRSMGIPARYVSGYLMMDGQVEQSASHAWAEAHVDAIGWVGFDISNGISPDGRYVRVATGFDYRDAAPISGMSFGARDKSMVVSLRVEQ; the protein is encoded by the coding sequence ATGCTTTTGTCCATCCACCACCTCACCGAATATCAGTTTGACCAGCCGGTCCATTACGCGCTGCAACGGCTGAAGCTGCGTCCCAAAGACGGGGCGGGGCAGCAGATCATCGGCTGGACCCTGACCGTCGACGGCGGCAAGGTCGAGGCCGAGCATGATGACCCGCACAACAATCATGTGACGCTGATCTCGGTGGAAGAAGGCCGAACGTCCATCACCATCAGCTGCCATGGCCAGGTCGAAACCACCGACAACCACGGCATATTGGGCCGCCACCGCAGCCATGTGCCGCTCTGGGCCTATTGCCGGCCTACAAAGCTGACCACGGCGGGGCGGGGAGTGCAAAAGCTGGTGGCCGGTGTCGACCGCGAACAGTCGGACAAGCTCGCTTTGCTGCATCAGTTATCCGCGCATATCCTGGGCTCGGTCACCTATCAGGGCGGGGCGACGGGTGTGGACAGCAGCGCGGAAAATGCCATCGCCGCAGGGGCAGGGGTGTGTCAGGACCACGCCCATATCTTCATCGCCGCCTGCCGGTCCATGGGCATTCCTGCACGCTATGTGTCGGGATATCTGATGATGGACGGGCAGGTGGAACAGTCCGCAAGCCATGCCTGGGCCGAGGCGCATGTCGATGCGATTGGCTGGGTCGGGTTCGATATCTCGAACGGCATCAGCCCCGATGGCCGCTATGTCCGCGTCGCCACCGGCTTCGACTATCGCGACGCCGCGCCCATATCGGGCATGTCCTTTGGCGCGCGGGATAAAAGCATGGTTGTCAGCTTGCGGGTGGAACAGTAA
- a CDS encoding alpha-E domain-containing protein, giving the protein MLGKTASGIFWMFRYLERAENIARLIETGHRFTLTRNRGRQDEWRSILSALGMDAAYRANHEEYNAAQVVDYLLRDKANPGNLRNLIDSARQNARTTRTAITRELWEAVNECWICVNDALKRQVREAELPATIDLIERQTAQVRGALENTMLRNDGYNFSRVGNFIERADSMARLLDVKYYVLLPSVSFVGSSLDNIQWETILRSTSAYSAYRWLYPGRASALGIADFLILDRRFPRSLAFCYGKLTDNLRHLAMSYGVQSDSLTEAERIYAGFASMTAASILEDGLHEFLVDFLTQNRRLAAMVEQEYRFNS; this is encoded by the coding sequence ATGCTAGGCAAGACCGCTTCCGGTATATTCTGGATGTTCCGCTATCTGGAGCGGGCGGAGAATATTGCACGTCTGATCGAGACCGGACACCGCTTTACCCTGACCCGCAACCGTGGTCGACAGGACGAATGGCGCTCCATCCTCTCGGCGCTGGGCATGGATGCCGCCTATCGCGCCAATCATGAGGAATATAACGCGGCGCAGGTCGTCGACTATCTGCTGCGCGACAAGGCCAACCCCGGCAATTTGCGCAACCTGATCGACAGCGCGCGGCAGAATGCGCGGACCACCCGCACCGCGATAACCCGTGAATTGTGGGAAGCCGTCAACGAATGCTGGATCTGCGTCAATGACGCCCTGAAACGGCAAGTGCGCGAGGCCGAACTTCCCGCGACAATCGACCTGATCGAACGGCAGACGGCGCAGGTGCGCGGTGCGCTGGAAAATACGATGTTGCGAAACGACGGGTATAATTTCAGCCGCGTCGGCAACTTTATCGAGCGTGCGGACAGCATGGCGCGACTTCTTGACGTCAAATATTATGTGCTTTTGCCGTCGGTATCCTTTGTCGGTTCCTCGCTCGACAATATCCAGTGGGAAACGATCCTGCGGTCGACCTCGGCCTATAGCGCCTACCGTTGGCTTTACCCCGGCCGGGCAAGCGCGCTCGGCATTGCCGACTTTCTCATTCTCGACCGCCGTTTCCCGCGCAGCCTTGCCTTCTGCTATGGCAAGCTGACCGACAATCTGCGCCACCTTGCCATGTCCTACGGCGTCCAGTCGGACAGCCTGACCGAAGCCGAACGCATCTATGCCGGGTTCGCGTCCATGACCGCCGCCTCGATACTGGAAGATGGACTGCATGAATTTCTGGTTGATTTTCTGACGCAGAACCGCAGGCTGGCGGCGATGGTGGAGCAGGAATATAGGTTCAACTCCTGA
- a CDS encoding circularly permuted type 2 ATP-grasp protein — protein MVSKPPCFDEMLNEDGTPRAAYAAYHKWFTEQDSTHLKQKARDAEEFFRRTGITFAVYGDDEAEERLIPFDIIPRIVTARQWTKLSRGIEQRVRAINAFLQDIYHRQEIVRAGRLPIDLLVKNEAFVSQMIGFTPPGGVYTHIVGIDLVRTGPDEFMVLEDNARTPSGVSYMLENRETMMNMFPELFSTIRVRNVSDYPKNLRASLSRVAPPACTGDPVVAVLTPGIHNSAYFEHAFLADQMGAELVEGHDIRIVNGRVAMRTTRGYQPIDVLYRRLDDDYLDPLIFKPDSVLGIPGVFDLYRAGKITIANAPGTGIADDKAIYSYMPDIVEFYTGEKPILKNVDTWRCSEPDSLAYVLDHLSELVVKEVHGSGGYGMLIGPAASKKELAAFTAKLKAKPANYIAQPTLALSTIPIFANSGLAPRHVDLRPFVLVSPDKIDITPGGLTRVALRKGSLVVNSSQGGGTKDSWVIEDD, from the coding sequence ATGGTATCTAAACCGCCCTGCTTTGATGAAATGCTAAATGAGGACGGCACGCCGCGCGCGGCTTATGCAGCCTATCATAAATGGTTCACCGAGCAGGACAGCACCCATTTGAAGCAAAAGGCCCGCGATGCGGAGGAGTTTTTCCGCCGCACAGGTATCACCTTTGCAGTCTATGGCGATGACGAGGCCGAAGAACGGCTGATCCCGTTCGACATCATCCCGCGCATCGTCACGGCTCGGCAATGGACCAAATTATCGCGCGGAATCGAACAGCGTGTCCGCGCCATCAATGCCTTTTTGCAGGATATCTACCACCGGCAGGAAATCGTCCGCGCCGGTCGCTTGCCGATTGATTTGCTGGTCAAGAACGAAGCCTTTGTATCGCAGATGATTGGCTTCACACCCCCGGGCGGGGTTTACACCCATATCGTCGGCATCGACCTTGTGCGCACCGGGCCGGATGAATTCATGGTGCTGGAAGACAACGCCCGCACCCCGTCGGGCGTGTCCTACATGCTCGAAAACCGCGAAACGATGATGAACATGTTTCCCGAACTGTTCAGCACCATCCGCGTCCGTAACGTCAGCGATTACCCCAAAAACCTGCGCGCCTCGCTCAGCCGCGTCGCGCCGCCGGCCTGCACCGGCGATCCTGTTGTCGCGGTGCTGACGCCCGGTATCCATAACAGCGCCTATTTCGAACATGCCTTTCTGGCGGACCAGATGGGCGCTGAACTGGTCGAAGGCCACGACATCCGTATCGTCAACGGCCGGGTCGCCATGCGGACGACCCGGGGTTACCAGCCGATCGATGTGCTCTACCGGCGGCTCGATGATGATTATCTCGATCCGTTGATTTTCAAGCCGGATTCGGTGCTCGGTATACCAGGTGTTTTCGACCTTTACCGGGCGGGCAAGATCACCATCGCCAATGCTCCCGGCACAGGGATCGCGGACGACAAGGCGATTTACAGCTACATGCCCGACATCGTCGAATTTTATACCGGCGAAAAACCCATTTTGAAAAATGTCGATACCTGGCGGTGTTCAGAACCTGATTCCCTTGCCTATGTGCTCGACCATCTGTCCGAACTGGTCGTCAAGGAAGTGCATGGATCGGGCGGATACGGCATGTTGATCGGGCCTGCGGCCAGCAAGAAGGAGTTGGCTGCCTTTACGGCAAAACTGAAGGCCAAACCGGCCAATTATATTGCGCAACCGACGCTCGCCCTGTCGACCATCCCCATTTTCGCCAACAGCGGCCTTGCCCCACGCCATGTGGACCTGCGGCCTTTCGTGCTGGTATCACCCGACAAGATCGACATCACGCCCGGTGGCCTGACCCGCGTGGCCCTGCGCAAGGGATCGCTGGTGGTCAATTCAAGCCAGGGCGGCGGCACCAAGGATAGCTGGGTGATCGAGGATGATTGA
- a CDS encoding DUF1674 domain-containing protein: protein MGQRPPHVKAPAYLSKSPPVPEPKAVAREPEPDSERPDPVRYGDWELKGVAIDF, encoded by the coding sequence ATGGGCCAGCGCCCACCCCATGTGAAAGCGCCCGCTTATCTGTCGAAAAGCCCGCCGGTGCCCGAACCCAAAGCCGTCGCACGGGAGCCGGAGCCGGATTCGGAACGGCCAGACCCTGTGCGCTATGGCGATTGGGAACTTAAGGGCGTCGCCATCGACTTCTGA
- the htpX gene encoding zinc metalloprotease HtpX, whose protein sequence is MNMLKTTMLLAGLTALFMALGYMLGGSGGAMIALLVAFGMNIFTFWNADKIVLRMHDAREVDINSAPEFYSMVRKLAQRAELPMPKVYIIDSPHPNAFATGRNPENAAVAATTGLMNMLDRDEVEGVMAHELAHVKNRDTLIMTMVATIAGAISMLANFGLFFRSGDDRSGGLAALAAVLVAPFAAMIVQMAISRTREYGADRGGAEISGNPMALASALAKISGAAQAIRNPVSEANPSAAQLYIVPTQVSELFSTHPATENRIAALQDLAGEIRTGEMPPKPRRSALDPLGRE, encoded by the coding sequence ATGAACATGCTCAAAACCACAATGTTACTGGCCGGACTGACCGCGCTGTTCATGGCGCTGGGCTATATGCTGGGCGGATCGGGCGGCGCGATGATTGCGCTCCTCGTCGCATTCGGCATGAATATTTTCACCTTCTGGAACGCCGACAAGATCGTATTGCGGATGCACGACGCACGCGAGGTCGACATAAATAGCGCGCCGGAATTTTACAGCATGGTGCGCAAATTGGCGCAGCGGGCCGAACTCCCCATGCCCAAAGTATATATCATCGACAGCCCCCATCCCAATGCGTTCGCGACCGGACGCAATCCGGAAAATGCGGCAGTTGCCGCCACCACAGGCCTGATGAACATGCTCGACCGGGATGAGGTCGAAGGGGTTATGGCGCACGAACTGGCGCATGTGAAAAACCGCGACACGTTGATCATGACCATGGTCGCAACAATTGCAGGGGCTATCTCGATGCTCGCCAATTTCGGACTGTTCTTCCGCAGCGGCGATGATCGCAGCGGTGGTTTGGCGGCTCTGGCTGCTGTGCTCGTGGCTCCCTTTGCTGCCATGATTGTACAGATGGCGATCAGCCGCACGCGCGAATATGGTGCCGACCGCGGCGGGGCGGAAATTTCGGGCAATCCGATGGCGCTGGCCTCTGCCCTCGCCAAAATTTCGGGTGCCGCGCAGGCAATCCGCAATCCTGTGAGTGAAGCCAATCCGTCGGCGGCGCAGCTTTACATTGTGCCCACGCAAGTGTCGGAGCTTTTCTCGACCCATCCGGCGACGGAAAACCGGATTGCCGCCTTGCAGGATCTGGCGGGTGAAATTCGCACCGGCGAAATGCCACCAAAGCCACGCCGCAGCGCACTCGATCCCTTGGGCCGCGAATAA